The following are encoded together in the Janthinobacterium sp. Marseille genome:
- the fmdA gene encoding formamidase — translation MAETLIKVDLDQSPYDNENVHNRWHSDIPMATWVNPGDDFILETYDWTGGYIKNNDSADDVRDVDLTTVHFLTGPVGVHTAEPGDLLVVELLDIGAKQESMWGFNGFFSKKNGGGFLTDHFPEAQKSIWDIKGMFTSSRHVPGVNYAGLIHPGLIGCLPDPKLLAEWNRRETGLIATEPDRVPPLANAPFAPTAHMGKMKGAARDKAAAEGARTVPPREHGGNCDIKDLSRGSKIFFPVYVKGAGLSVGDLHFSQGDGEITFCGAIEMAGWVHMKVTVIKGGMATYGIKNPIFKPSPITPHYNDYLIFEGISVDEHGKQHYLDVNVAYRQACLNAIEYLKKFGYTGAQAYSILGTAPVQGHISGVVDIPNSCATLWLPTQIFDFDINPSSAGPVVQKFKSMGMPLSRDLK, via the coding sequence ATGGCTGAAACCCTGATTAAAGTAGATCTGGATCAATCCCCCTACGATAACGAGAATGTCCATAACCGCTGGCATTCCGACATCCCGATGGCGACCTGGGTGAACCCGGGCGACGACTTCATCCTCGAAACCTATGACTGGACCGGCGGCTACATCAAGAACAATGATAGTGCCGATGACGTACGTGACGTCGATCTCACCACCGTCCACTTCCTGACCGGACCGGTCGGTGTCCATACTGCAGAACCCGGCGATTTGCTGGTGGTTGAATTGCTGGACATCGGTGCCAAGCAGGAATCGATGTGGGGCTTCAACGGCTTCTTTTCGAAGAAAAACGGTGGCGGCTTCCTGACCGACCACTTCCCTGAAGCGCAAAAATCGATCTGGGACATCAAAGGCATGTTCACCTCGTCACGCCACGTACCAGGCGTGAACTATGCAGGCCTGATCCATCCCGGCCTGATTGGCTGCCTGCCGGATCCTAAATTGCTGGCTGAATGGAACAGACGCGAAACCGGCCTGATCGCGACCGAACCTGATCGCGTCCCACCACTGGCGAATGCACCATTCGCACCAACCGCACACATGGGCAAGATGAAAGGCGCAGCACGCGACAAGGCGGCAGCCGAAGGCGCACGTACCGTGCCACCACGTGAACACGGCGGTAACTGCGACATCAAGGATTTGTCGCGCGGCTCGAAAATTTTCTTCCCTGTGTATGTCAAAGGCGCAGGTTTGTCAGTCGGCGATTTGCACTTCAGCCAGGGCGATGGCGAAATCACCTTCTGCGGCGCGATTGAAATGGCGGGCTGGGTGCACATGAAGGTAACGGTGATCAAAGGCGGCATGGCTACCTACGGCATCAAGAATCCGATTTTCAAACCGAGCCCTATCACCCCGCATTACAACGACTACCTGATCTTCGAAGGTATCTCGGTGGATGAGCACGGCAAACAGCATTACCTCGACGTCAACGTCGCGTATCGCCAGGCTTGCCTGAACGCCATTGAGTACCTGAAGAAATTTGGCTACACCGGCGCACAGGCGTATTCGATCCTGGGTACGGCACCGGTGCAAGGTCACATCAGCGGCGTGGTCGATATCCCGAACTCCTGCGCCACCTTGTGGTTGCCGACGCAGATCTTCGACTTTGATATCAACCCGAGTTCTGCCGGCCCTGTGGTGCAGAAATTCAAAAGCATGGGTATGCCTCTGTCGCGCGATCTCAAGTAA
- a CDS encoding AsmA family protein, with translation MRKWQKVSLSVLVVVVLLLALGGFALQRLTDSAHLTELARSTLKQNWNRDLTIGGLSLDLLPYPRLRARDVRISNPDWAQDKYLLQADDIRARLSLLPLLRGNVAVEGLLVKGLQLNLEEADDGRRSWEMPATRSLRTSQFDLQALRADGSTINYRTPGNEIKSWQVESLQARGDSGLRNMAVSGRVLRDKYALQFDGKLDDLSALGTPHAVSQGTLTLKSGEAQASVTGLLPLDSVLQDYDFALVVDAASMKELYGFLQIDRASPAALKASVTLQAKNNQSLFKDLQLQLGKLNLSGDGKWARKNDRLNFDARLQADYIDMVQTFLDLGQAPLSPKKEGELFRDKPLAWPLLLAMDGVDGKLDATIATLKLRSGVEVANAKGTMSFTDDKLNVQHFSGSLLGGSASGDIVLEGKKQAVQLNLQLNEVSLGGWFKASGKKVVINGGPMKVDARVHASGASMNDLAAGLNGPVDIRIGSAQILSPGAGKAEFWLTGLFSSKDSTRIDLACASGHLPFQSGVAKGAGIVGARSDVSQLLTSGEVNLRQQSVDLRGSVKVRSGVSLGLSNFSDGVKIAGPIVKPQLNMDESGTLGTIARIGAAILTSGVSIVATSIWDGANPKSDPCQVVFASRAVRKQNSR, from the coding sequence ATGCGCAAGTGGCAAAAGGTATCACTGTCCGTGCTGGTAGTTGTCGTGCTGCTACTGGCGCTAGGCGGCTTTGCGCTGCAAAGGTTGACGGATAGCGCACATCTGACCGAACTGGCGCGCAGTACCCTCAAGCAAAACTGGAACCGTGATTTGACCATCGGTGGCTTGTCGCTCGACTTGCTGCCATATCCGCGTTTGCGCGCGCGTGATGTCCGCATCTCCAATCCCGACTGGGCACAAGACAAGTATTTGCTGCAGGCCGATGACATTCGCGCGCGGCTGTCCCTGCTGCCTTTGTTGCGCGGCAATGTTGCCGTGGAAGGTTTGCTCGTCAAGGGTTTGCAACTGAACCTGGAAGAGGCTGACGATGGTCGCCGCAGCTGGGAAATGCCGGCGACACGGAGCCTGCGTACTTCCCAATTCGATTTGCAAGCCTTGCGCGCCGATGGCAGCACTATCAATTACCGTACCCCCGGTAACGAAATCAAAAGCTGGCAAGTGGAAAGCCTGCAGGCCAGGGGCGACAGCGGTTTACGCAATATGGCGGTCAGTGGACGCGTGTTACGCGATAAGTACGCATTGCAATTCGACGGCAAGCTGGATGATTTATCGGCACTCGGTACGCCGCATGCCGTCAGCCAGGGTACGCTGACGCTCAAGTCCGGTGAAGCGCAGGCAAGTGTGACGGGCTTGTTGCCACTGGATAGCGTATTGCAGGATTATGATTTTGCGCTGGTGGTGGATGCCGCTTCGATGAAGGAGCTGTATGGATTCCTGCAGATAGACCGTGCTTCACCGGCAGCACTCAAAGCCAGCGTTACCTTGCAGGCGAAGAATAATCAATCCCTCTTCAAGGACTTGCAGCTGCAACTCGGCAAACTCAATCTGAGCGGCGATGGAAAGTGGGCGCGGAAAAATGACCGGCTGAACTTTGATGCGCGCCTGCAAGCCGATTATATCGATATGGTGCAAACGTTCCTCGATCTCGGACAAGCACCATTGTCGCCTAAAAAAGAAGGTGAACTGTTTCGCGACAAGCCACTGGCCTGGCCTTTGCTGCTTGCAATGGATGGCGTGGATGGCAAGCTGGACGCCACGATTGCGACACTGAAGTTGCGCTCCGGGGTGGAAGTCGCGAATGCGAAGGGGACGATGAGCTTCACCGATGACAAGCTGAACGTGCAGCATTTCTCCGGTAGCTTGTTGGGCGGTAGCGCCAGCGGCGATATCGTACTGGAAGGGAAAAAGCAGGCGGTGCAACTGAACCTGCAACTCAATGAAGTTTCGCTGGGCGGCTGGTTCAAGGCGAGCGGGAAAAAGGTGGTGATCAATGGTGGTCCGATGAAGGTCGATGCCAGGGTGCATGCCAGCGGTGCATCAATGAACGATTTGGCGGCGGGGCTGAATGGTCCGGTCGATATCCGCATCGGCAGTGCGCAGATCTTGTCACCGGGTGCGGGCAAGGCGGAATTCTGGCTGACCGGTTTGTTTTCCAGCAAGGATTCGACGCGTATTGACCTGGCCTGTGCCAGTGGCCATTTGCCGTTTCAATCAGGGGTAGCGAAGGGGGCGGGCATCGTCGGTGCACGTAGCGACGTCAGCCAGTTGCTGACCAGCGGTGAGGTCAACTTGCGTCAACAAAGCGTGGATTTGCGCGGTAGCGTGAAAGTAAGGTCAGGCGTCAGCCTCGGCTTGTCCAATTTTTCGGATGGCGTCAAGATAGCCGGTCCTATCGTCAAGCCGCAATTGAATATGGATGAATCTGGCACCCTGGGAACGATTGCGCGCATCGGGGCTGCGATCCTGACCAGTGGCGTCAGCATCGTCGCGACATCCATCTGGGACGGTGCGAATCCAAAATCCGACCCCTGCCAGGTGGTATTTGCGTCCCGCGCTGTGCGCAAGCAGAACAGCCGCTGA
- a CDS encoding zinc ribbon domain-containing protein: protein MPTYDYVCKDCGFFEAVRTIAARNDPIDCPHCAATADRTWASAPSLALMPEARRHAMSTNEKSSHEPMSSKNYASKAHPSGCSCCSSGKKSKSTLVAPNGNKTFVGKRPWMISH from the coding sequence ATGCCAACCTACGATTATGTCTGCAAGGACTGCGGTTTTTTCGAGGCGGTGCGCACTATCGCAGCGCGCAACGATCCCATCGATTGCCCGCACTGCGCGGCGACGGCTGACCGTACCTGGGCATCCGCACCGAGCCTGGCGCTGATGCCGGAAGCACGTCGACATGCGATGAGCACCAATGAAAAATCATCGCATGAACCGATGAGCTCCAAGAACTACGCATCCAAAGCGCATCCTTCCGGATGCAGTTGCTGCTCTTCCGGCAAGAAGAGCAAATCAACCCTGGTCGCCCCGAACGGAAATAAAACCTTCGTCGGCAAGCGACCGTGGATGATCAGCCACTGA
- a CDS encoding VIT family protein, which produces MPDHRSEKHFNGRIGWLRAAVLGANDGIISTACLLLGVASADMARSELLLTGIAALVAGAMSMAAGEYVSVSSQADTEQAELAREQQELIAQPVAEHRELASIYVARGLSPELAKQVAQQLMAHDALSAHARDELGIHEASAARPVEAAITSAVTFSLGAALPLLTALLVPSAILVPALGLTSLLFLVGLGTLAAKAGGAPLLPAALRVGFWGALAMIITSLIGKLFGTIV; this is translated from the coding sequence ATGCCGGATCATCGTTCCGAAAAACACTTCAATGGTCGCATCGGCTGGTTACGTGCGGCAGTGCTCGGCGCGAACGACGGCATCATCTCCACCGCCTGCCTGCTGTTGGGTGTCGCATCTGCCGATATGGCACGCAGTGAATTGCTGCTGACCGGTATCGCCGCACTGGTTGCCGGTGCCATGTCGATGGCTGCCGGCGAATACGTATCGGTCAGTTCACAAGCCGATACCGAACAGGCCGAACTCGCTCGCGAACAACAGGAACTAATAGCGCAACCGGTTGCCGAACATCGTGAGTTGGCGTCCATCTATGTTGCGCGTGGCCTGAGTCCGGAACTGGCAAAGCAAGTGGCACAGCAATTGATGGCGCACGATGCCTTGAGTGCACATGCGCGCGATGAACTGGGTATCCATGAAGCATCAGCTGCACGTCCGGTCGAAGCGGCAATCACGTCGGCTGTCACCTTCTCGCTCGGTGCCGCCCTGCCCCTGCTTACCGCCTTGCTGGTGCCAAGTGCAATCCTGGTACCGGCTTTGGGCCTGACCTCGCTGCTATTCCTGGTCGGCCTCGGTACCCTGGCGGCCAAGGCCGGCGGCGCGCCCTTATTGCCGGCAGCCTTGCGCGTCGGCTTCTGGGGTGCACTGGCGATGATCATTACCTCACTCATAGGCAAATTATTCGGCACGATAGTGTAG
- a CDS encoding nitronate monooxygenase family protein — protein MTVLDTAFPKLKLKNKLLLPIVQGGMGVGISAHGLAGNVARLGAVGTISSVDLRRHHPDLMERTEKTRDKALINEANLIALDREIRAAQVIAEGRGMVAVNVMRAVAEYAAYVRQSCESGADAIVVGAGLPMDLPELTSEFPDVALIPILSDARGISLILKKWMRRKRLPDAIVIENPQYAAGHLGAAGLDSVNDPHFAFSVVLEETLQLFKQLGLESENIPLITAGGIHSPQQVRELFALGASAVQLGTPFAVSAEGDAHINFKRVLTQAQPEDIVTFMSCAGLPARAVKTQWLSNYLDKEAKLQGKAGPKECTVGFDCLHQCGLRDGIAKAGQFCIDTQLGFALKGDVKRGLFFRGSERLPFGSEIRPVRELIDYLLNGVMPAPATAA, from the coding sequence ATGACAGTGTTGGATACCGCATTTCCCAAATTGAAACTGAAGAATAAATTGCTGCTGCCCATCGTGCAGGGTGGCATGGGCGTCGGTATCTCGGCACATGGGCTGGCCGGCAACGTCGCCCGGCTGGGTGCGGTCGGTACGATTTCCAGTGTCGACTTGCGTCGTCATCATCCGGACCTGATGGAGCGCACGGAAAAAACGCGTGACAAGGCATTGATCAATGAAGCAAACCTGATTGCACTGGATCGCGAAATTCGCGCGGCGCAAGTCATTGCCGAAGGCAGGGGTATGGTCGCGGTGAATGTCATGCGTGCCGTCGCCGAGTATGCGGCATATGTGCGGCAATCGTGCGAGAGCGGGGCGGATGCAATTGTGGTCGGTGCAGGACTGCCGATGGATTTGCCGGAACTGACCAGCGAATTTCCTGATGTGGCATTGATACCTATTTTGTCTGATGCACGCGGCATTTCCCTGATCCTGAAGAAATGGATGCGGCGCAAACGCCTGCCGGATGCCATCGTGATCGAGAATCCGCAATATGCGGCCGGCCACCTTGGTGCGGCAGGCCTGGATAGCGTCAATGATCCGCACTTTGCATTCTCGGTCGTGCTGGAAGAAACGCTGCAATTATTCAAGCAGCTCGGCCTCGAGAGTGAAAATATTCCATTGATTACCGCCGGTGGCATTCACAGTCCGCAACAAGTGCGTGAATTGTTTGCACTCGGTGCCAGTGCGGTACAACTGGGTACGCCGTTTGCCGTCAGTGCGGAAGGTGATGCGCATATCAATTTCAAAAGAGTGCTGACACAGGCGCAGCCGGAAGACATCGTTACCTTCATGAGTTGCGCCGGTTTGCCGGCACGTGCGGTGAAGACGCAATGGTTAAGCAATTACCTCGATAAGGAAGCCAAGCTGCAAGGCAAGGCCGGACCGAAAGAATGTACGGTCGGATTTGATTGCCTGCATCAATGCGGTTTGCGCGATGGCATCGCGAAGGCCGGGCAATTCTGTATTGATACCCAATTGGGCTTTGCATTGAAGGGAGACGTCAAACGCGGTTTGTTTTTCCGTGGTTCGGAAAGATTGCCTTTCGGTAGCGAAATCCGCCCGGTACGCGAGTTGATTGATTATCTCCTGAACGGCGTCATGCCGGCACCGGCGACCGCTGCTTAA
- a CDS encoding DedA family protein/thiosulfate sulfurtransferase GlpE produces MSFLLNLIEQYGLLFVFGNVLLEQLGAPIPAYPTLVITGALLDRGDYSAPMLLLVAVVAALIADFAWYMAGRRYGGRVMARLCKISLSPDSCVRQTEAMYIRYGPASLLVAKFIPGFASVASALAGAIGTRPAKFIIFDALGAALWAGSAIFLGSLFSSAVADLLDILASLGKWGILLVALAFAVYLAKKWWQRHSFLKDLRMARITVDELDQLLKNGTPPTIIDVRSGLAQQSGKIPGAMVLSDDDISALVVNTELDSEVIVYCACPNEASAARIAKKLMARGYRRVRPLTGGIDAWVAAGHSIDEFV; encoded by the coding sequence ATGAGCTTCCTGCTGAATCTGATAGAACAATATGGTTTGCTCTTTGTTTTCGGCAATGTCTTGCTGGAACAGCTGGGCGCACCGATACCGGCCTACCCGACGCTGGTGATTACCGGTGCCTTGCTCGACCGCGGCGATTATTCCGCGCCCATGCTCTTGCTGGTGGCGGTGGTCGCGGCCCTGATTGCCGACTTTGCCTGGTATATGGCCGGGCGCCGTTATGGCGGACGTGTGATGGCGCGTTTGTGCAAGATCTCGCTGTCGCCTGATTCCTGTGTACGGCAAACCGAAGCCATGTATATCCGCTATGGCCCGGCTTCCTTGCTGGTCGCCAAATTCATTCCCGGCTTTGCCTCGGTCGCAAGTGCGCTGGCTGGTGCGATCGGTACGCGGCCTGCCAAATTCATTATTTTCGATGCTTTGGGTGCGGCGCTGTGGGCTGGTTCGGCCATCTTCCTCGGTTCGTTATTCAGCTCGGCCGTCGCCGACTTGCTGGATATCCTGGCCAGCCTTGGCAAATGGGGCATCCTGCTGGTGGCCCTGGCGTTTGCCGTCTACCTTGCAAAAAAATGGTGGCAGCGGCATAGTTTCCTGAAAGATTTACGGATGGCGCGCATCACGGTCGATGAACTTGATCAATTGCTGAAAAACGGTACGCCGCCAACTATTATCGATGTGCGTTCCGGCCTGGCACAGCAAAGCGGCAAAATACCTGGTGCGATGGTGTTATCGGATGATGACATCAGCGCGCTGGTGGTGAATACCGAACTGGACTCCGAAGTGATTGTGTATTGCGCTTGCCCGAATGAAGCTTCCGCTGCACGCATCGCGAAGAAATTGATGGCGCGCGGTTACCGTCGGGTACGTCCCTTGACCGGTGGCATAGACGCATGGGTTGCAGCCGGGCATTCCATCGATGAATTTGTCTGA
- a CDS encoding DnaJ C-terminal domain-containing protein, translating into MKFKDYYETLGVKRDATQDEIKNAYRKLARKFHPDVSKEADAEARFKEMGEAYKVLKDPEKRASYDQLGANWQNGQDFQPPPNGDAGFEFSGRGSHPGFGESSDFGDYFEQMFGHQTGWGRSRGRAMHAQGEDHHAKVQIDLEDAYNGAERSISLRMPVVDESGHVITKDRTLSVTIPKGIRAGQTLRLAGQGGPGIGEGKAGDLYLEITFRPHPRYRVDGRDVYLDLPLAPWEAALGANVTVPTPAGSVELTIPANSSSGRKLRLKGKGIPGKEAGDLYVVLSIALPPANSEEAKAAYRTLQQAFDFNPRAAL; encoded by the coding sequence ATGAAATTCAAGGACTATTACGAAACGCTGGGTGTGAAGCGCGATGCGACACAGGATGAAATCAAAAATGCGTATCGCAAACTGGCACGCAAATTCCATCCGGATGTGAGCAAGGAAGCGGATGCGGAAGCACGCTTCAAGGAAATGGGTGAAGCGTACAAGGTCCTGAAGGATCCGGAGAAACGTGCATCCTATGACCAACTCGGTGCCAACTGGCAAAACGGGCAAGACTTCCAGCCGCCGCCAAATGGTGACGCCGGTTTCGAATTCAGCGGCCGTGGCAGCCATCCCGGTTTTGGCGAAAGCAGCGATTTCGGCGATTACTTCGAGCAGATGTTCGGCCATCAGACCGGCTGGGGTCGCAGCCGCGGACGTGCGATGCATGCGCAAGGTGAAGACCATCACGCCAAGGTACAGATCGACCTTGAAGATGCGTATAACGGTGCCGAGCGCAGCATCTCACTACGCATGCCGGTAGTCGATGAAAGCGGCCATGTCATTACCAAAGATCGCACGCTTAGCGTCACCATCCCGAAAGGCATACGTGCCGGCCAGACCCTGCGCCTGGCTGGTCAAGGCGGCCCCGGCATAGGTGAAGGCAAGGCCGGTGACCTCTACCTGGAAATCACCTTCCGTCCGCATCCGCGCTATCGCGTCGATGGCCGCGACGTCTATCTCGATTTGCCATTGGCACCGTGGGAGGCGGCACTCGGTGCCAATGTCACGGTACCGACCCCGGCCGGTTCAGTGGAACTGACGATACCGGCCAATTCCAGCTCGGGCCGTAAATTGCGCCTGAAAGGCAAAGGCATACCCGGCAAGGAAGCGGGCGACCTGTATGTGGTACTCAGCATCGCCTTGCCGCCGGCTAATAGCGAAGAGGCCAAGGCCGCGTATCGCACGCTGCAGCAAGCCTTCGATTTCAATCCACGCGCAGCGCTGTAA
- the asd gene encoding archaetidylserine decarboxylase (Phosphatidylserine decarboxylase is synthesized as a single chain precursor. Generation of the pyruvoyl active site from a Ser is coupled to cleavage of a Gly-Ser bond between the larger (beta) and smaller (alpha chains). It is an integral membrane protein.) yields MPNRLPVLPQYLLPKKALTAFAGLVAGAKAGRVTTALIRWFVGKYNVNMTEAANPNIASYASFNEFFTRALRPGARPLADADFICPVDGAISQFGKIEQDQIFQAKGHNYSTTALVGGNAELAAQFENGSFATLYLSPRDYHRIHMPCDGRLLRMIYVPGSLFSVNPTTARGVPGLFARNERVVCVFEGESGPFVLTLVGATIVGSMQTVWHGVVNPPRLDAVREWHYDKQYLQLKKGEEMGRFLLGSTVVMLFPKDMLAFTPKWQPAGAVQLGEVMANRVQQ; encoded by the coding sequence GTGCCCAACCGCTTGCCTGTACTGCCGCAATATCTTCTGCCGAAAAAGGCCCTTACCGCGTTTGCCGGTCTGGTTGCGGGTGCCAAGGCCGGACGCGTGACGACTGCACTGATACGCTGGTTCGTCGGTAAATACAATGTGAATATGACGGAAGCGGCGAATCCGAATATCGCCAGCTACGCCAGCTTTAACGAATTCTTTACACGTGCCTTGCGACCCGGTGCGCGACCATTGGCAGATGCGGATTTCATTTGTCCGGTCGATGGTGCGATCAGCCAGTTCGGCAAGATCGAGCAAGACCAGATCTTCCAGGCCAAAGGCCACAATTATTCAACCACCGCGCTGGTCGGCGGCAATGCCGAGCTGGCCGCCCAATTCGAGAATGGCAGCTTTGCCACGCTCTACCTGAGCCCGCGTGATTACCATCGTATCCATATGCCGTGTGACGGCCGCCTGCTGCGCATGATTTATGTGCCGGGCAGTTTGTTTTCGGTGAATCCGACTACGGCACGCGGCGTACCCGGTTTGTTTGCGCGCAATGAACGGGTAGTGTGCGTATTCGAAGGCGAGTCAGGTCCGTTTGTACTGACGCTGGTCGGTGCGACGATAGTCGGCAGCATGCAAACCGTATGGCATGGCGTCGTCAATCCGCCGCGCCTGGATGCGGTGCGTGAATGGCATTACGACAAACAGTATCTGCAATTGAAAAAAGGTGAAGAGATGGGCCGCTTCCTGCTCGGCTCCACCGTCGTGATGTTATTCCCCAAGGATATGCTGGCCTTTACGCCGAAATGGCAGCCGGCCGGTGCCGTGCAACTCGGCGAGGTGATGGCAAACCGCGTGCAACAGTAA
- a CDS encoding metalloregulator ArsR/SmtB family transcription factor: protein MVELNSEKLDAVFNALSDPTRRRMLRLLADGERTIGELAAPFDMSFAGASKHVKALEHAGLISRSVQGRTHLCSLEAAPLAAAEDWLRFYQGFWTERLEALERELLAKKRRK, encoded by the coding sequence ATGGTTGAATTAAATTCTGAAAAACTCGATGCCGTTTTCAATGCACTCAGCGATCCGACCCGACGTCGGATGCTGCGCCTGCTGGCTGATGGCGAACGCACGATAGGCGAACTGGCAGCGCCTTTCGATATGTCCTTTGCCGGTGCTTCCAAGCACGTCAAGGCACTGGAACATGCAGGCCTGATCAGTCGCAGTGTGCAGGGCCGTACGCATTTGTGCTCACTGGAAGCCGCACCGCTGGCCGCTGCCGAAGACTGGCTGCGCTTTTATCAAGGCTTCTGGACTGAGCGTCTGGAAGCACTGGAACGCGAACTATTGGCGAAGAAAAGGAGAAAGTGA
- a CDS encoding SRPBCC family protein — MAKIIDEYGVATDQATVHMEKLLPASVDVVWEYLTESDKRATWLASGVMGLYVGGPAELCFNFKNLTTEATPERFLPYESNHRQQGHVTLCEPPHLLSFTWNERDGRSSEVRFELRAQGDLTLLILTHSRLPNRNEMVSVASGWHTHLGILEDRLNRQQPRQFWATHARLEAEYQQRIPAAS, encoded by the coding sequence ATGGCGAAAATAATAGATGAGTATGGCGTAGCGACAGACCAGGCAACCGTGCATATGGAAAAACTGCTGCCGGCAAGCGTGGACGTGGTGTGGGAATACCTGACCGAGTCGGATAAACGCGCAACCTGGCTGGCTTCCGGCGTAATGGGATTATATGTTGGCGGACCAGCCGAGCTGTGCTTCAACTTCAAGAACCTGACGACGGAAGCCACACCGGAACGCTTCCTGCCCTATGAATCCAATCATCGGCAGCAGGGACATGTCACGCTGTGCGAGCCGCCCCACTTGTTAAGCTTTACCTGGAATGAGCGTGACGGTCGTTCGTCCGAAGTTCGCTTCGAACTGCGTGCGCAAGGCGACCTAACCTTATTGATCCTGACCCATAGCCGTTTGCCGAACCGCAATGAAATGGTCAGTGTCGCGAGCGGCTGGCATACGCATCTGGGCATACTGGAAGACCGCCTGAACCGGCAACAGCCGCGCCAGTTCTGGGCCACCCACGCGCGCCTGGAAGCCGAGTATCAACAACGCATTCCCGCCGCGTCCTGA
- a CDS encoding AmiS/UreI family transporter, producing the protein MLLGFSLLYVGAVLCLNGLWLLGRIGDKEIWVINVFSGTVTFLISMQLAFGANADAGSIKAAALTLLFSFTYFWVAFNRYNGADGRGLGWFSLFVAITAIPVAIETLQTATSTWGVWFGLNWAAWAVLWFMFFLLLSAEKQIAKITGVVALLCGVFTGWVPGFLLLNGALQ; encoded by the coding sequence ATGCTATTAGGTTTTTCACTACTCTATGTGGGCGCAGTTCTATGCCTCAACGGCCTGTGGCTGCTCGGTCGCATCGGCGACAAGGAGATATGGGTCATCAACGTTTTTTCAGGCACCGTCACCTTCCTGATTTCAATGCAACTGGCTTTCGGTGCGAATGCAGATGCGGGTTCCATCAAAGCTGCCGCCCTCACCCTGTTATTTTCCTTCACTTACTTTTGGGTTGCTTTCAATCGCTATAACGGCGCCGATGGTCGCGGCCTCGGCTGGTTCAGCCTGTTCGTCGCCATTACCGCCATTCCGGTTGCAATTGAAACCCTGCAAACCGCTACCAGCACCTGGGGTGTCTGGTTCGGCCTGAACTGGGCGGCGTGGGCGGTATTGTGGTTTATGTTTTTCCTCCTACTGTCGGCAGAAAAACAAATCGCCAAGATCACCGGCGTGGTCGCGCTGCTCTGCGGCGTGTTCACCGGCTGGGTGCCAGGCTTCCTCCTGCTTAACGGCGCATTACAGTAA
- a CDS encoding MarC family protein, translating to MLILFFKAAILVPITMLPIINPFGNAPVFASLLGNVSRDVEKKLARQVALNCFFLLLGAMFIGSHVLMFFGISIPIVRISGGLLVAFTAWRLLNDNGQDAIRTQVATAPMEAWSDEEFKVRSFYPISFPLTVGPGAIAASITLGASTPARLLDQVISLGSAAVGAAMTAFVIWLCYNSANKMVKMLGRLGTMVMLRLSAFILLCIGVEIFWTGVVGLLVEAGIAIQ from the coding sequence ATGCTGATCCTTTTCTTCAAAGCCGCAATCCTGGTGCCTATCACCATGTTGCCCATCATTAATCCATTCGGTAACGCACCGGTGTTTGCCAGCCTGCTGGGCAATGTCAGCCGCGACGTGGAAAAGAAACTGGCGCGCCAGGTAGCGCTGAATTGTTTCTTCCTCCTCCTCGGCGCAATGTTCATCGGTTCGCATGTGCTGATGTTTTTCGGCATCTCGATTCCTATCGTGCGTATCAGTGGTGGTTTGCTGGTTGCCTTCACGGCCTGGCGATTGCTCAACGATAACGGCCAGGATGCGATACGTACGCAGGTCGCGACCGCGCCGATGGAAGCATGGTCGGATGAAGAGTTCAAGGTACGCAGCTTTTACCCGATCAGCTTTCCGCTGACGGTAGGCCCGGGTGCGATTGCTGCATCGATTACGCTGGGCGCGAGTACGCCGGCACGTTTGCTGGACCAGGTCATTTCACTCGGCAGTGCTGCGGTAGGTGCGGCGATGACGGCATTCGTCATCTGGCTTTGCTATAACTCGGCCAACAAGATGGTCAAGATGCTGGGCCGGCTCGGCACCATGGTGATGCTGCGCCTGTCGGCCTTTATCCTGCTGTGTATCGGTGTGGAGATTTTCTGGACCGGAGTGGTCGGCCTCCTGGTCGAAGCCGGCATCGCGATCCAGTAA